In Dehalococcoidia bacterium, the following are encoded in one genomic region:
- a CDS encoding S9 family peptidase — protein MPVAEVAPYGSWKSPITADLIVASSISLGSIAVDGEDVYWLEGRPLEGGRQVLVRRTPDGAVSDVTPAPYNVRTRVHEYGGGSYAVHQGVVYFSNFADQRLYRLRPATSPEPLTSAEGMRYADGVVDPARGLLYCVREDHTRSDQDAENTIVAIDLETGAETVVARGHDFYSTPRLSPDGSRLSWLSWDHPNMPWDGTELWLARLGEDGLPQSPERVAGGPSESIFQPEWSPDGRLYFVSDATGWWNLHRLGDRGAEIVVEREAEFGAPQWVFDARTYAFLPDGRLLCAYAEGGVSRLALLDPEARSLQPIDIALNGFGSVRVAGDRAYFVASSPSLPGAVYELDLRTQALTPLRWSSDLRIDDGYISLPEPLEFPTEGGLTAHALYYAPRNKDYRAPEGEKPPLIVMSHGGPTAAAGAGFSLQKQFWTSRGFAVLDVNYGGSTGYGCEYRRRLEGKWGVVDVDDCTNGARYLASRGLVDPGRMAITGGSAGGYTTLCALAFRDVFKAGASHFGVADLEALARDTHKFESRYLDRLVGPYPERRDLYVERSPVHHVDRLACPVIFFQGLEDKIVPPNQAEAMVEALRRKGIPVAYLAFEGEQHGFRRAENIKRSMEAELYFYGRIFGFRPADEIEPVEIMNL, from the coding sequence TTGCCGGTGGCAGAAGTAGCGCCCTATGGATCCTGGAAGTCCCCGATTACGGCCGACCTCATAGTCGCGTCCAGCATCAGCCTCGGCAGCATCGCGGTCGATGGCGAGGACGTCTACTGGCTCGAGGGCAGGCCCCTCGAGGGCGGCCGCCAAGTCCTCGTCCGGCGTACGCCGGACGGCGCCGTGTCGGACGTCACCCCGGCGCCTTACAACGTGCGCACGCGCGTCCACGAGTACGGCGGTGGCTCCTACGCCGTGCACCAGGGCGTGGTCTACTTCTCGAATTTCGCCGACCAGCGGCTCTATCGCCTGCGGCCGGCCACTTCGCCCGAACCACTGACCTCGGCCGAGGGCATGCGCTACGCGGACGGCGTCGTGGACCCGGCCCGTGGTCTCCTCTACTGCGTCCGTGAGGACCACACTCGTTCCGACCAGGACGCCGAAAACACCATCGTCGCCATCGACCTCGAGACCGGCGCCGAGACGGTCGTCGCCCGCGGCCACGACTTCTACTCGACGCCCCGCCTCAGCCCTGACGGCTCCCGCTTGAGCTGGCTCTCCTGGGACCACCCCAACATGCCCTGGGACGGCACGGAGCTCTGGCTCGCCCGTCTCGGCGAGGACGGCCTGCCGCAGTCGCCCGAGAGAGTCGCCGGCGGTCCCTCGGAGTCGATCTTCCAGCCGGAGTGGTCACCTGACGGCCGTCTCTACTTCGTCTCCGACGCCACGGGCTGGTGGAACCTCCACCGCCTCGGGGACCGTGGCGCGGAAATCGTGGTCGAGCGCGAGGCCGAGTTCGGCGCGCCCCAGTGGGTCTTTGACGCGCGGACCTACGCCTTCCTGCCCGATGGCCGCTTGCTCTGCGCCTACGCCGAGGGCGGAGTCTCCCGGCTTGCCCTGTTAGACCCCGAGGCCCGCTCCCTCCAGCCGATCGACATTGCCCTCAACGGTTTCGGGTCGGTGCGCGTCGCCGGCGACCGCGCCTACTTCGTCGCCTCGTCGCCCTCCTTGCCCGGCGCCGTTTACGAGCTCGACCTGCGCACGCAGGCCCTCACGCCCCTGCGCTGGTCTTCCGACCTCCGCATCGACGACGGCTACATCTCCCTGCCTGAGCCGCTCGAGTTCCCGACCGAAGGCGGCCTGACGGCGCACGCCCTCTACTACGCGCCCCGCAACAAGGACTACCGCGCCCCGGAAGGCGAAAAGCCGCCCCTCATTGTCATGAGCCACGGCGGACCGACCGCCGCCGCCGGCGCCGGCTTCAGCCTTCAGAAGCAGTTCTGGACCAGCCGCGGTTTCGCGGTGCTCGACGTGAACTACGGCGGCAGCACCGGCTACGGCTGCGAGTACCGCAGGCGCCTCGAAGGCAAGTGGGGCGTAGTGGACGTGGACGACTGCACCAACGGCGCCCGCTACCTCGCCTCGCGGGGCCTGGTCGATCCCGGCCGCATGGCCATTACGGGCGGCAGCGCCGGCGGCTACACCACCCTCTGCGCCCTCGCCTTCCGCGACGTCTTCAAGGCGGGCGCCAGCCACTTCGGCGTCGCCGACCTGGAGGCGCTGGCCCGCGACACTCACAAGTTCGAGTCGCGATATCTCGACCGGCTGGTAGGGCCCTATCCGGAGCGCCGCGACCTCTATGTCGAGCGCTCGCCCGTGCACCACGTGGACCGCCTCGCTTGTCCGGTCATCTTCTTTCAGGGCCTGGAGGACAAGATCGTGCCGCCGAACCAGGCAGAGGCCATGGTCGAGGCGCTGCGCCGCAAGGGCATACCTGTCGCCTACCTGGCCTTCGAGGGCGAACAGCACGGCTTCCGGCGC